The Lycium barbarum isolate Lr01 chromosome 10, ASM1917538v2, whole genome shotgun sequence genome includes a region encoding these proteins:
- the LOC132613180 gene encoding uncharacterized protein LOC132613180, with protein sequence MDIRKEYDSVEWPFLKMVLLEFGIPYKLVELIMGCVSTVNYSLLLNEGLTPSFQAKKGLRQGDPMSFYLFFLAMEYLNRSLKRADRHYIQMMLHCFEHFSDVSGLKANMEKSCLYIAGVTPDFISDLTVEFHFTVGNLTISQCMPLVEKIAARVKCWTSRFLSYRGRLQLIKSVLFEMQTYWAQVFLIPKKVHTLVTSICRNYLRSGSKENSRKALVSWETLCKPKSAGGLNILDFYTWNKAVISKLLWAVSMNKNQLWVRCIHSYYIKGRRLEDMVIPKQSSWIVRKIIAAREWFSTVIESHEHLFFDCGYSQHIWAAILQWVGMNKHIGHWHSEVEWLGKKVRSKRPWNAILGFLFAATIYQIWMERNNRRFNKQKKKSESLIRDIAL encoded by the exons ATGGATATCAGAAAAGAATACGATTCTGTTGAGTGGCCTTTCTTAAAAATGGTTTTGTTGGAGTTTGGGATTCCATATAAGTTGGTTGAGCTGATAATGGGTTGTGTGAGCACTGTCAATTACTCACTGCTACTGAATGAAGGACTTACACCTAGTTTCCAAGCTAAGAAGGGGCTGAGGCAAGGGGATCCTATGTCCTTTTACCTTTTTTTCTTGGCTATGGAATACTTGAATAGGTCACTTAAGAG AGCTGATAGACATTATATACAAATGATGTTACACTGCTTTGAGCATTTTTCAGATGTCTCAGGACTCAAAGCAAATATGGAAAAAAGTTGTCTGTATATTGCTGGAGTTACACCTGACTTTATTTCTGATTTGACAGTTGAGTTTCACTTCACTGTGGGG AATTTGACTATTAGTCAATGTATGCCATTAGTAGAAAAGATTGCTGCTAGAGTCAAGTGTTGGACATCCAGATTTCTCTCATATAGGGGCAGATTGCAGCTCATAAAGAGTGTCCTCTTTGAAATGCAAACATATTGGGCACAAGTGTTCCTCATACCTAAGAAGGTTCATACACTGGTCACTAGCATATGTAGAAATTATCTACGGTCTGGTTCTAAAGAAAACTCCAGGAAAGCTTTAGTTTCTTGGGAAACATTGTGTAAGCCCAAATCAGCTGGAGGGTTAAACATACTTGACTTTTACACCTGGAACAAAGCTGTTATTAGTAAGTTACTTTGGGCAGTATCCATGAACAAAAATCAGCTTTGGGTTCGTTGCATACATAGTTACTACATTAAGGGTAGAAGATTGGAGGACATGGTTATTCCAAAACAATCCAGTTGGATAGTCAGGAAGATAATTGCTGCTAGAGAATGGTTCTCTACAG TTATTGAATCTCATGAACACCTATTCTTTGATTGTGGATATTCTCAACATATATGGGCAGCTATCTTACAGTGGGTGGGAATGAACAAACACATTGGCCATTGGCACAGTGAAGTAGAATGGTTGGGCAAGAAGGTAAGGAGCAAAAGACCATGGAATGCTATACTTGGTTTCCTCTTTGCAGCAACGATTTATCAAATTTGGATGGAGAGAAACAATCGCAGGTTTAACAAGCAGAAGAAGAAATCCGAGTCTCTCATCAGAGATATTGCTCTTTAA